The Natator depressus isolate rNatDep1 chromosome 11, rNatDep2.hap1, whole genome shotgun sequence genome includes a window with the following:
- the LOC141995595 gene encoding uncharacterized protein LOC141995595 has translation MEQWQGAGAHQCLGEEAVQSQLRSSHRNYDTFGQISRDMLERGHDWNALQCRVKVKELRNAYCKASEANRCSGGAPATCRFYKELDVILGDDPTSTPRTTMDTSEPSSTRLEEEESRSEGAEAEEDTPASLDACSQELFESQKEGSQLQQPVRGAGQTPEEAPNATLRSQPSMLSPAERLQRIRKRPHRRKEDMVHEVMQQSLNENLKAQEWKGGSSSRMRSAGTKARCSGSKAWIG, from the exons atggagcaatggcaaggtgctggagctcatcagtgtttgggggaagaagctgtccagtcccagctgcgctccagccataggaattacgatacctttgggcagatatcaagagacatgctggaaaggggccatgactggaacgcattgcagtgcagggttaaagtgaaggagctgcggaatgcctactgcaaagccagcgaggcaaaccgctgctccggtggtgcccctgcgacctgccgtttctacaaagagctggatgtgatactTGGGGACGACCCCACCTCCACGccgaggaccaccatggacacttcagagcccagttcaacaaggctggaggaggaggaaagcaggagcgagggtgctgaggcggaggaagacaccccagcatccctagatgcatgcagccaggagctgttcgaAAGCCAgaaggaaggtagccagttgcagcAGCCGGTGCGTGGGgcaggacaaacaccagaggaggctccca atgcaaccttgagatctcagccgtccatgttatcaccggccgaaagactccaaagaattaggAAGAGGCCACATAGACGCAAAGAAGACATggtgcatgaagtcatgcagcagtcccttaatgagAATCTAAAAGCGCAGGAGTGGAAAGGAGGATCctccagcagaatgaggagcgctggCACAAAAGCAcggtgctctggcagcaaagcatGGATTGGCTGA